Proteins encoded together in one Lathyrus oleraceus cultivar Zhongwan6 chromosome 5, CAAS_Psat_ZW6_1.0, whole genome shotgun sequence window:
- the LOC127078681 gene encoding uncharacterized protein LOC127078681, which produces MLEFHEIFHSHFASHFSFHVSPGCVILGCLINSFVTLNRYNTRAQARRRMEGHAQEMDRVNNELTDLRGNVGTIMELLQVINAKMDTQPTVVSEINTTAAVDPPVVSVENPFPYGLSQSFIHPPVVTSVQQTMPVAQSGQQAMPIIQNVQQTVPLVPEPPKAIPTFTQANVHTHVQPYLNESVYEILDDNDEGYEPRDRLREEVVTIDKRLRKMEGDQVFGAAARDICLVSGLVIPPKFKTPNFDCYEGTTCPKSHLIMYYRRMAAHVENDKLMIHCFQDSLKGASSKWYLTLGQSRIKSFQDLSDAFIKHYKYNMDLAPDRRQLLSMTQKNSETFKEYAQRWREIASQVEPPLTDKELADWFVDTVHPEFYERMVGSVTTNFADIVTVGVKVELAMKSGRMSSGSSSMSSKDQAKKTAVNPQRKKEGETHVVSSDRRRNRQYQYPPQYAQPQGYPV; this is translated from the coding sequence ATGCTTGAATTCCATGAAATCTTTCATTCGCATTTTGCATCACATTTTTCATTTCATGTGTCTCCCGGTTGTGTCATACTCGGTTGTCTCATCAACAGTTTCGTCACCCTGAATCGATACAACACTAGAGCTCAAGCTCGAAGAAGGATGGAAGGGCACGCTCAAGAGATGGATCGCGTTAACAATGAGCTAACAGACCTTCGAGGGAATGTAGGAACAATTATGGAATTACTCCAGGTTATCAATGCAAAGATGGATACTCAGCCTACTGTGGTTTCTGAGATCAACACTACCGCTGCCGTAGATCCTCCGGTTGTTTCAGTTGAGAACCCGTTTCCTTATGGTCTTTCGCAGAGTTTCATACATCCGCCTGTTGTTACGTCAGTTCAACAAACTATGCCGGTTGCACAAAGTGGTCAACAAGCCATGCCCATTATACAGAACGTTCAACAGACTGTGCCTTTGGTTCCCGAGCCTCCAAAGGCGATCCCTACCTTCACACAAGCTAATGTCCATACTCATGTGCAGCCTTATCTTAATGAGTCTGTTTATGAAATTCTGGATGATAATGATGAAGGGTACGAGCCACGCGATAGGCTCCGTGAGGAGGTTGTTACTATTGATAAAAGATTAAGAAAGATGGAAGGAGACCAGGTCTTTGGTGCTGCTGCTAGAGACATCTGTTTGGTTTCCGGTTTAGTTATTCCGCCAAAGTTCAAGACTCCGAACTTTGACTGCTATGAAGGGACTACATGTCCGAAAAGCCATTTGATAATGTACTACCGTAGGATGGCTGCCCACGTGGAAAATGACAAGTTGATGATCCACTGTTTTCAAGACAGTCTGAAAGGTGCCTCGTCGAAGTGGTATTTAACATTGGGCCAATCTAGGATCAAGTCTTTTCAAGATTTGTCTGATGCTTTCATTAAGCActataagtacaacatggactTGGCTCCTGACAGGAGACAACTTTTGAGTATGACGCAGAAAAATTCTGAAACctttaaggaatacgcccagcGATGGAGGGAAATTGCTTCCCAGGTTGAACCTCCATTGACTGATAAAGAATTAGCTGACTGGTTTGTTGACACCGTTCATCCTGAGTTCTATGAAAGGATGGTGGGTAGTGTAACCACGAATTTCGCTGATATTGTTACTGTTGGAGTAAAGGTTGAATTAGCTATGAAGAGTGGAAGGATGTCCAGTGGTTCTAGCAGTATGAGTTCGAAGGACCAAGCTAAGAAGACTGCCGTCAATCCTcagagaaagaaggaaggagagACTCATGTTGTGTCTTCAGATAGGAGAAGGAATAGGCAGTATCAATATCCGCCACAGTATGCCCAACCACAGGGATACCCGGTTTAG